A stretch of Salvia hispanica cultivar TCC Black 2014 unplaced genomic scaffold, UniMelb_Shisp_WGS_1.0 HiC_scaffold_898, whole genome shotgun sequence DNA encodes these proteins:
- the LOC125200310 gene encoding LOW QUALITY PROTEIN: uncharacterized protein At4g37920-like (The sequence of the model RefSeq protein was modified relative to this genomic sequence to represent the inferred CDS: inserted 1 base in 1 codon) gives MEVEVEADVEVEVAXGYTITQFIDKMIDLFLNEKPKSRDWKKYLIFRDEWGKYRQKFYNRCKTRADSEKDSNMKQKLIDLSRRVRKIDDEMEKHTALLKEIQESPMDINAIVAKRRGDFTDSFFRHLTLVSETYDSLDDRDAVARLGTRCLSAVSAFDNTLEIVDTLDIAQAKFDDILNSPSIDAACEKIKGLAKAKELDSSLILLINGAWSAAKESATMKNEVKDIMYRIYKATQSSLRSIVPQEIKLLKYLLNITDPEERFSALATAFSPGDEHDIKQPNAIYTTPKELHKWIKIMLDAYHLNMEETEIREAKKMDQPIVIQRLFILKETIEEEYLEQNAKPETNTNSEDS, from the exons ATGGAGGTTGAGGTTGAAGCTGACGTTGAAGTTGAAGTTG GAGGGTACACGATAACCCAATTTATTGATAAGATGATCGACCTTTTCCTGAACGAGAAACCTAAGTCTCGAGATTGGAAGAAATACTTGATTTTCAGAGATGAGTGGGGCAAATATCGGCAGAAATTTTATAATCGGTGTAAAACCCGCGCCGATTCTGAAAAAGATTCAAATATGAAGCAAAAATTGATAGACCTGTCGAGGAGAGTTAGAAAG ATTGATGATGAAATGGAAAAGCATACTGCACTGCTTAAAGAGATACAAGAAAGTCCCATGGATATCAATGCTATTGTAGCAAAGAGACGTGGGGATTTTACAGACAGTTTCTTTCGCCATCTCACGTTGGTCTCAGAAACCTATGACAGCTTGGATGACCGAGATG CGGTTGCTAGGCTGGGGACTCGATGCTTATCAGCAGTCAGCGCTTTCGATAATACTCTGGAGATTGTGGATACATTAGACATTGCACAGGCTAAGTTTGATGACATCTTAAACTCCCCTTCAATAGATGCAGCAtgtgagaaaataaaaggccTAGCCAAGGCAAAAGAGCTTGACTCTTCTTTAATTCTATTGATAAATGGTGCTTGGTCAGCAGCAAAGGAGTCAGCAACTATGAAAAATGAG GTGAAAGATATAATGTATCGTATATACAAGGCAACACAGAGCAGTTTGAGGAGTATTGTGCCCCAGGAAATTAAACTCCTGAAGTATTTGCTGAACATCACAGATCCTGAAGAGCGATTTTCAGCATTGGCCACCGCTTTCTCGCCTGGCGACGAACATGATATCAAACAACCAAATGCTATATACAC AACTCCCAAGGAGCTGCACAAGTGGATTAAGATCATGCTCGATGCATACCATCTCAATATGGAAGAGACTGAAATCAGGGAAGCCAAGAAAATGGACCAACCTATTGTTATCCAGAGACTTTTCATCCTTAAAGAAACTATTGAAGAGGAGTACTTGGAGCAAAATGCCAAACCAGAGACGAACACAAATTCAGAAGACAGCTGA